The Candidatus Hydrogenisulfobacillus filiaventi sequence CCCCCGTTCAGGTCGGCCAGGACGGCGCCGTCCACGTGGCCGGCCCAGCTGCCGCTGCCGGTGGGGATCTCTGCCATCGGGCTGCCGTAGAGGACGGTACCGGCCGGGCTGGTGACCAGGAAGGCGTAGCCGGTATACGGAGGGCCCAGGTCCTGCGGAGGCGGCAGGCGGTTAGCGGTGACGTCCAGGCTGAAGGCGCCGGCAGCGCTGATCACGCCCACCAGACCGTAGGCCAGGGGGGCGGCCACGGTGGGGCTCAACAGGGTGGCACAGCGGGTGAGCGGCGGGAGCGGCGGCGAAGGTGGCGGGGGCACCACCACCGGCCAGGCCACTGCCAGCGGAACCGGTGCCGGATGGGGATTGTTGAGACCCAACTGGTAGAAGGTCTCCGGCCCCGTCACCCCGTCGACGGTGATGCCGGTGGCGGCCTGAAAGGCCTCGACCGCCGCCCGGGTGCCGATCCCGTAGTAGCCGTCGACGAGGCCGGCATAGAACCCCAGATCCGTCAGGAGCACCTGCAAGAACACCACATCGAAGCCGTTACGGCCGGGGAAGAGGTCGCGCCCGCCGGCGAAGGTATAGATCCAGCTGGCGTCGTAGAATCCGAATCCCGCGATGCTGTTGGAGGGAAAGCCTGTGTCCCCGTTGGCCGCGGCGTCGACCTTGAATGCCAGCACGGCGGCGGCGGTGGCGCCGTCAAAGACCCCGTCGGCCGGCCGGCCGAGGATGCCGGCATACCGGAAACAATTGAGGCGGTTCTGCAGGACCCGCACGTCGCCCCCGGCGGCACCGGCCTGGAGGGTACGGCTGCCGTAGGCCGGTCCCCCATAGGGGGTGTCAGGCCCCACTCCCTGCCCGAACAGGAAGTAGGTGGCAGCGTCGACCACTCCGGTGGCCGGCAGGCCGAAATAGGACTGGATGTTGCGGACCGCCTGCCCGGTTGCGGCGTCGAAGGTCCCGGTGATAGGAACCGGCGACCCCATGGGCCCCTCCGGCGGGTGCATGGTAGCCAGCATAAGGTCGTAGACCGCCTGCAGCGCCGCGACATCGGTGCCGGTATCCCCCGCCGACAGGGTGCGGCTGCCGAAGGGGACATAGGGCGCAAACGTGCTATCGAACAATGCCATGGGCGGGCCCCTCCTCCCATCTGCCTGGTATCCATCGTATGGCAGACGGGCAGACCGGGTTCCACGCCCGGCGGCCGGGCGCCGGGGGGCAGCGGGGGCTGCCGCCCGGCGGGGTCAAACTGGGCTCAGAGGCCCATTACGCGTCCGATGGGCGCCTGCACCGATTCCGGCAAGGTGCGAAAGGCCTCCATCAGGAGCCGCTGGTCCCGCTCCTGCCAGGCTGCGGGCAGCGCCGCCACCGCCTGGCGGCGCAGGTCGAGGAAGCCCTGCAGGACCGGTTCCGGCAACTGAGCCGCCAGGGTCATGTTGGTGCGGCACAAGGCCAGGTACTCAGCATCCGTAGCCTGTTCCGCCATCTGTCCGATCAGCGCCTGCATCTGTTCCCGCTGTTGTTCAGGGGGCAAACCCAGCAGGGTTTGAAAGAGCTGGCCCATTTGTTCCGCGCGGGCCTCATCGGCCAGGCGCGCAATCGCGATCACGTCCGTCCCGGATCATCCCCTTTCAGGCCTCCCATGGGCCAAGGTGAGTATAGATCAGTAATCGTGCCGACAGAATGTGGAGGTTTTTCCGGCGACCGGAAAACAACCCGCCCTACGCACCGTCTGCCGGACGCCATAGCCTCTGCCCGTTTCCGGATTTCTCATCCCTGCTGGAGCGGACGCCTGATTCGTGCAGGCCCCGTACCAACGGATGCAGGAGCCGCGGCA is a genomic window containing:
- a CDS encoding conserved protein of unknown function (Evidence 4 : Unknown function but conserved in other organisms) — encoded protein: MALFDSTFAPYVPFGSRTLSAGDTGTDVAALQAVYDLMLATMHPPEGPMGSPVPITGTFDAATGQAVRNIQSYFGLPATGVVDAATYFLFGQGVGPDTPYGGPAYGSRTLQAGAAGGDVRVLQNRLNCFRYAGILGRPADGVFDGATAAAVLAFKVDAAANGDTGFPSNSIAGFGFYDASWIYTFAGGRDLFPGRNGFDVVFLQVLLTDLGFYAGLVDGYYGIGTRAAVEAFQAATGITVDGVTGPETFYQLGLNNPHPAPVPLAVAWPVVVPPPPSPPLPPLTRCATLLSPTVAAPLAYGLVGVISAAGAFSLDVTANRLPPPQDLGPPYTGYAFLVTSPAGTVLYGSPMAEIPTGSGSWAGHVDGAVLADLNGGTVVVNAASATGPVGPTVVSGPTCTPAATGCLNGVDNSLDLSAAAPCLRAAGFTFAARYLGGPCYQGVSLSGREAAALSQAGLRLVSLYAGANATAAFTCGTQTLSQGQVDGAEAAALAVAVGQPADTVIYLDLEPAQTSPAASWLSYVQGWVTALAAHGYKPGIYSSPDQLTTVYRQGWAGPTLLYWVARPQAGATGAVFPPPCPARELPFASVWQYVVQVTLCGLAGMDIDSASNEVGMWSL
- a CDS encoding conserved protein of unknown function (Evidence 4 : Unknown function but conserved in other organisms), translated to MIAIARLADEARAEQMGQLFQTLLGLPPEQQREQMQALIGQMAEQATDAEYLALCRTNMTLAAQLPEPVLQGFLDLRRQAVAALPAAWQERDQRLLMEAFRTLPESVQAPIGRVMGL